AGCCCGCACTCGAAGGCGCTGGCCATCCACCCGCGCACGATCGAGGTGCTGGCGATGCGCGCGCAGGAACAGGCCTTCCTCGACGGCGGGCTGCCCGTGCCGGACGGGCACTTCGGCATGCTGCCCGCTCGCCTGGACTTCCGAGGGCTGGCCACCCCGTTCCCGTTCCTGCTCGCGCACCCGCAGCTGCGCACCGAGGAACTGCTCGAACAGCACGCCCTGGGCCTCGGGGTGGTGATCCGGCGCGGGCACCGAGTGTCCGGGCTGAGCCAGGACGAACAGGGCGTGACGCTGCGGGTCGGCGGGCCGGACGGCGAGTACGAGATCACCGCGGACCACGTGGTCGGAGCGGACGGCGCGGGAAGCACCGTGCGCCGGGCGGCGGGCATCGACTTCCCCGGCACCGACTCGACCGTCTTCGGCTTCCTCGGCGACGTCGAGCTGGCCGACCCGCCGGAGCGGCCGGGCTTCTGGCACAACGAACACGGCGCGCTGATCGTGGCCCCGATCCCCGGCGGGGGTTACCGCGTCACCGGGTATGCCCCGTCAGCCCTCACCTCAACCCTGGAGTCCCTGCGGGAGACGGCGAAACGGATCGCGGGCACGGACTTCGGCCTGCACTCCCCCGCATGGCTGTCCCGCTTCGGCAACGCCACCCGGCTCGCGGCGGAGTACCGGAAGGGCCGGGTTTTCCTGGCGGGCGACGCCGCGCACATGCACTTCCCGGCGGGCGGCGTCGGGCTGAACGTGGGCCTGCAGGACGCGATGAACCTGGGCTGGAAGCTGGCCGCGGTCCAGCGGGGCCGGGCGGACGCGGCCCTGCTGGACACCTACCACCCGGAACGCCACCCCGTCGGCGTGGCCCTGGGCGAGCACACCAAGGCCCAGACCGCCCTGATCACCGCCACCACCGAGGAGGGCCAGTCCCTGCGTCGGTTCCTGGCGGACCTGCTGCGCACCCATCCCGACGTGGCGACCGCGCTGGCCAACACGGTGACCGCGCTGGACGTGCGCTATCCGGGCACTCATCCCCTGGCAGGCCAGCGCCTCCCGGCAACCCGCGAGCAGCTGCACCTGTTGCGCGAGGGCCGCCCGGTGCTGCTGGCCCAGGAAACCGGCCCGGAGTTGAAGGACCTGGCCACGAGCGCGGACCTCCAGCTGCACGAGACCGAGCTGCCCTGGCCCACGATCGCCGTGCTGATGCGCCCGGACGGGCACGTGTGGGCCGCCGGCGACACTGCTGGGCAGTTGGCGAACGCCATGGCGGAACTGCCCCTGACCTGACGAAAAGCGGCGGCCCCCGGTTGACAGCTGCCAGGACGATGGTTCCCGCGCTGTCCTCTCGAAATCCGATCGGTGCTTTTCACCTCTCACCTGGGCGCGGATCAGGAGGCCAGGCGGTCCGGGAGGCGGTGGTGGGCGAACTCGACGACCTGGTGGGCCACCGCTCTGAGCTGGTCCGCGGGCTGACCGGTCGGGGTTCCGGTGTCGTCGAAGCACGGGAGCGCCGAGTTCATCGCCACTCCCAGGGGCGTCGGCCAGCCACGCAGGGCGTGCGTGATGGCGCGTAGCTGGGCCAGCGTCGAGGTCGCCGCCTGCCAGCCCGCCGCCGTGGCGATGCAGCCGACCGCTCGTCCGTCGAGGTACGGGCGGACGTCGGTGCGCAGGTCCTCGGTGTAGTCGAGGGCGTTCTTGATCATCCCGGAGACCGCACCGTGGTAGCCGGGCGAGGCGATGATCACGCCGTCCGCCCGGCGGAGCGCCTCGACCAGCCGAGTCGCCGCGGTGGTGCGGTCGGGTTCCTCCGGCCGGTACATCGGCAGGTCGAGCTCGGTCGCGGCGCACACCAGCGTCCTCGCACCGAGTTCCGCGGCTGCCTCCAGCGCGTAGCGCAACGCGCGTTCGCTGGAGGAGCCCGTTCTGGTCGTGCCGCCGATCCCGACGATCAGCGGGCCACCGGCGGTCGGTTCGCAGTGCTGCATGGCTGCTCTCCTCACGAGAAGTCGGCGAAGTCGAAGCGGGCCACCTCGGCGAGCTGGTCGCCCAACGCCGCCACCAGCGCCGAGAAGCCGCGCTCCCCGGCTTCGGCGCTCGCGCGGGTCGGGTCGCCGAGGTAGCCGTCGGGGCCGAAGTCGTCGGAGAGCCAACCGAAGGTGACACTGCCGCCGAACCGGACGTGCTCGTTGTCGTTGAGGCGCTGGGGAACCCGGCGGCGCGCGGCGGAGAGGTCGACCAGGTCCGGTCGCAGGTGCAGCACCAGCGAAGTCTCCATCGCGCCGCCGTGGATGCCCAGGCCGAGCTCCGCTTCGGCGAAGGACTCGTCGCGCTCGACGGGGACGAAGGTGTTGGTGGCGAAGGTCAGCAGCCCGTGGCGCAACCGGATGTCGCGCAGTGCCGTCTGGATCTCGGAGATGTTGCCGCCGTGCCCGTTGACGAAGACCAGTCGCCGGATGCCGGTGGCCGCCACCGACCGGCCGATGTCGTCGAGCACCGCGGCGAACGTCGCGGTCGACAGCGACAGCGTGCCCGGCGCCCAGACGTGCTCGACGGACCGGCCGAACGCCAGCGCGGGCAGCAACCACAGGTCGAGCTCCGCACCGCGCTGCTCCACCACCGCGCGCGCCGCCGCTTCGGCGACCAGCGCGTCGGTGTTCAGCGGCAGGTGCGGGCCGTGCTGCTCGATCGCGCCCACCGGCAGCACCGCCACCGACGACGAGCGGATGGCGCCCACGTCGGCGGCGCTCAACTCGGCGAACTCGCGGGACCCGGTCACGATTCCTCCTTCTTGTGCGCCACTGCGCGGATCTCCACCCGCATCTGCGGGGTGGCCAGCGCCGGGTAGATCAGCAGCGAGGCGTAGGAGCGCTCGTCGAGCAGCCCCGGCGCGTGCTCGGCGAACCACTCGTCGCGGGCGCGCATGTACTCGGCGCGCTCGGCCGGGTCGGCGACGAACTGGTCCAGCTGCACGATGTCGTCGGGTTCGGCACCCGCATCGGCCAGCAGCGCGCGGATCCGGTCCAGCGTCGTCCGGGTCTGCCCGGCGATGCCGGCGACGGTCCGGCCTTCGTCGTCGATCACGCCGTCGATGCCGCTGAGGAAGACGAAGTCCCCGGCAGCGGCGCCGCGGCTCCACGGTTGTTCGGCCGGTCCGTAGAAGAGCGGCCCGAGGCCGCGTTTTCCGGTCATCGCGTCTCCCGGCGGCGGGTGAGGAAGTAGTAGGCCGCCGCGGCCACCGCGCCGCCGACCCAGTAGGTGATGTCGCCGAGCTGCGGGACCGCGGCGGCGATCGGCCCGGTGAACAGGCTCTGGTGCATGAACGGGATCGAGACGGCCACCCCGATCGCGAACGCCGGCAGCCCGGCGCGGACCCGGCGCGTGCGGTCGTAGAAGACGTCGACGTCCACGTCGTCGCGGCGGTGCACCAGGAAGTCGACCAGCGTGACGCCCAGCCACGGCCCGATCCAGTAGCCCACCAGGAACAGGAAGTTCTGGAAGTTGCCGAACACCGCTCCCTCGGTGTGCCCGGCCCACCAGCCCAGCGCCGCGCCCAGGATCCCGGTCAGCAGCGCCGAAACCCAGCGGCGCAGCGGGATGTCGGCCATCAGCAGGGCGAGCGAGCCGGAGTAGATGTCGAGCACGCTGCCCGCGATCGTCGAGGCCAGCAGCGCCACCAGGGCGAGCACCGCGAGGCCGTTCGGGATGAGCTGGGTGACCAGGTCGGTCGGGCTGTCCGGCGAGATGGCGGTGCCGATCGCGGCGCCGAGCAGGTGCATCCACAGCCCGGCGATGGCCGCGCCGCTGAACGCCGCCCACCGCAGCCTGCGACGACTGGTCCCGCGGGGCAGGTAGCGGGTGTAGTCCGAGGCTCCGATGGCCCAGCCGAAGGTGCGGGAGGAGCAGATCGCCACCGTCATGAGCATCGCCCCGCTGAGCGTGTTGGCCCCCGGATCGCCGCCTGCGCCGAGGTCGCCGCGCGCGATCCCGTACCCGGTGATGATCAGGAACAGCACGGCCATCACGACCACCAGCGCCCGTTCCACGCGGTGCACGAAGTCGTGGCCGATGATGGCGATCACGATCTGCACCAGCGCCACCACGACCAGCGCGGCCAGGAACGGAATGCCGAGCAGCTCGCGGACTATGTAGGTGCCGAGCACGGTGTTCACCGCGAAGTAGCCGAATCCGGTCAGGAACAGCAGCGCGACCGGCAGGAAGTTGCCGAAGTAGCCGAACGGGCCGCGCGACTGCACCATCTGCGGCGCTCCGGCCTGCGGGCCCATGGTGGCCGCGACGCTCAGCAGCAGGCTGCCGATCAGCGTGCCGATGATCAGCGCGAGCGCGGCCTGGGCGAAGCTCAGGCCGAGGAAGGCCGTCGGGATCGCCCCGACCGCCAGCGCCGAGTACTGGAGGTTTCCGGCGAACCACAGGGTGAACGCCGACAGCGGTGTGCCGTGCCGTTCGCCGTCGAGGACCGGTTCGATGCCCTTCTGCTCGACGGCGACCCGGCGCGACGATCCGGGCGGGGTGGTGGCTCTGGCGGGGTCTTCGACCATGACGGCCTCCCTGGAACGCGCCGATGCGCGCGGAGGGCGCGTGATCGGCGACAAAATGTTGATGCAGCCAACATTCGGGGTCGATCGTGCACCTGCGGTTCCGGCAAGTCAAGAACGGGAATTCGCGCTTGACTCGGCACGGATATCCGCCACACTGAGCCGACAAATGTTGGTGATACTTACATTTTGGAGGTCGCCTTGCGCTACGGGGTGTTCTTCTTCGGCTCGGTCGAGATGCCCGACGTGCTGGCCGGGAACCCGCTGCCCGCCGGGCAGCGCCGCGCGACGCGGCAGCAGGTGTGGCAGGCGACCCAGCACCTGGTCGACCTCGGCGTGCGCGCCGAGGAGCTCGGTTTCGACAGCTACTGGCTGGCCGAGCACCACTTCCAGCACGAGGGCTACGAGATCGTGCCCAACTCGCTGATGCTGCAGTCGCACCTGGTCGCCAAGACCCGTCGCATCCAGGTCGGCGCGATGTTCAACATCGTCCCCCAGTGGCACCCGCTGCGGCTGGCCGAGGACTTCAGCACGCTGCTCAACCTCTCCGGTGGCCGCGCGGTGCTCGGCGTCGGGCGCGGCACGGTCCCCCGCGAACTGCGCAGCCTCGGCATGCACCAGGCCGACATGGGCTACCTGGAATCGGGGGCCAAGCGCGACGAGGTCGACGCGCACAACCGCAAGGTCTTCGCCGAGTACATGGAGGTCGTGCGCACCGCGCTCGACAACGAGACGTTCTCCTACAAGGGCGAGTTCTTCGAACTGCCGCCCGCGGGCACGCACGGCCCGGACGGCTCGGTGGACACCCTGACGCTGCTGCCCGGGCCGCTGCACGAGGTGGAGATCTGGCAGGCCGTCACCAGCCCGCCCACCCTCGGCTACGCCGCCGAGGTCGGCCACGGCTGCGTCTGGTGGAACCAGTACCACGGGTTCATCCGCGACCAGTGGGAGCGCTACGCCGAGCTCTACCAGCAGCACCACGACGTCGCGCTCTCCAGCGGCGCCAAGCGGATCCTCGTGCTGCCGGTGCACATCGCCGACGACCACGAGACCGCCTGGCGCGTCGGCGGTGCCGGCCACGACGAGTTCTGGAACCTGCTGGCACCGTTCGGCTGGAGCCGCGGTTACCGCGGAGACGACGGGAAACCCGCTGCTCCCGGGCTGGTGCCGACGCTCCAGCAGTCGACGGAGCAGAAGATGTGGGCGGTCGGCACTCCGGAGGAGGTGGCCGAAACCGTGCAGCACCACAAGGATTCGCTCGGCCTGGAGCACCTGGTGGTCTTCCCGCACTTCCCCGGTCACACCTACGCGATGGCCGAGGAGCAGATGCAGCGCTTCCGCGAGCAGGTCGTACCGCTGCTGCGCTGACCCGGCGCTCAGCGGTCGGTGACCATCACCAGCACCCGGACCTGCTGGTCGCCGAGCACCCGCCACCGGTGCGGCGTGCTGCCCGGGTAGGTCGCCACGTCGGCGGGGCCGAGCTCCTCCCGCCTGCCACCGGCGAAGTCCAGCTCGATGCGCCCGGACACCACGTACAGCATCTCGTGGCCGACGTGCTCGAAGTAGTCGCCGAACTCCACCGGGCCGCCGGTGTACTCGATCGGCTGCACCGGCCAGTCGGCGCGGCTCAGCGAGCGGACCGTGGTGCCGTCGGGCACGTCCGCCCGCGGCACCGCGACGCCTTCGCCGGCGCGCAGCACGCCGATCTCCTGCTCGGTGCGGGTGGCCAGCAGCGCCGACACCGTGGTGCCCAGCGCGACCGCGATGCGCTGCAGCGTGTTCACGCTGGCAGTGGTCAGCCCGCGTTCGAACTGGCTCAGGAAAGCGTGCGAAAGCCCGGCGTGCTCACCTAGTTTCTTCAAGGTGAGCCCGCGCCCCCGGCGCAGCTCCCGAACCCGCGCACCGACCGAGTCGCCCCAGTCGTCCGAAGCCGTTCTCCCCACGACGCCACTGTAATCGATCCAGCACGGAGGAAATCCCATGGCGAGCCCGGTGACCGATCCGCACCGCACCGACCACGACGTCCTGCGCGAGGTCGCCGACCGCGTGCTGTGGTTGTCCACCGCGATGATCCACCACGCCAACCGGGTGCGGCCCAACCCCTCCGGGCTCAAGGTCGGCGGGCACCAGGCGTCCTCGGCCTCGATGGTGTCGATCATGACCTCGCTGTGGTTCCGCCACCTGCGGCCGCAGGACCGGGTCTCGGTGAAACCGCACGCCTCGCCGGTGCTGCACGCCATCAACCACCTGCTGGGCAGGCTCGATGCCGCCTACCTGCCGCGGCTGCGGGAGTTCGGCGGGCTGCAGAGCTACCCGAGCCGCACCAAGGACCCCGATCCCGTCGACTACTCCACCGGTTCGGTCGGCATCGGCGCCACCGCACCGGTCTGGGGCGCCATCGCGCGCCGCTGCGTCGAGGGCGGCACCGGCCGCCAGTACTCGCTGATCGGCGACGCGGAGCTCGACGAGGGAGCCGTCTGGGAGGCGGTGCTGGACCCGGTGACCGCCGAGCTCGGCGAGCTCGTCTGGATCGTCGACCTCAACCGCCAGTCGCTGGACCGCGTGGTGCCCCACATCGCCGCCGGGAAGCTGCAGGGCATGTTCACCGCGGCCGGCTGGCAGGTCATCACCCTCAAGTACGGGCAGCGCCTCGAAGAACTGCTCGACCGGCCCGGCGGCGTGCACCTGCGCGCCCGCATCGACGCGATGAGCAATCCCGAGTACCAGCGGCTGCTGCGCTGCGACGCCGCCGAACTGCGGCGCAGGCTGCCCGGTGACGGGCCGGAATCGGCCGCCGTCGCCGGTTTCCTCACCGCAGTGGACGATGCCGAGCTCGTCGAGGCGTTCGGCAACCTCGGCGGCCACGACCTCGGCGCGCTCGACGAGGCCTTCGCGGCGATCGACGACACCCGCCCGACCGTGCTGTTCGCCTACACCGTCAAGGGCCACGGCCTGCCCACCCGGGGGCATCCGCAGAACCACTCCTCGCTGCTCAACGACGAGCAGATGCGCGAACTCGCCGAAGCGCTCGGCACCGATCCCGACGACCCGTGGCGGCCCTTCCCCGCAGGCAGCGCCGCGCGCGAGCTCTGCGCCGCGACCGCGCAGCGACTGCACCGTCCGGAACCGCCGCAGGCCCGGCCGCCCGCGGTCCCGGCCGACTTCGGCCGGACGCCCACCGGCACCGCCACCACGCAAGCGGCGCTGGGCAGGGTGCTGCTCGACCTCACCCGGCAGGCACCGGACGTCGCCCAGCACGTCGTCACCGTCAGCCCCGACGTCAGCTCCACGACGAACCTCGGCGCCTGGGTGAACAAGGTCGGCGTCTGGTCGCCGGTGGAGCGCACCAACTGGTTCGCCGACGACGGCGAGACCATCCTGCACTGGCAGGAGCACCCGACCGGCAGGCACATCGAACTGGGCATCGCCGAGGTCAACCTGGCCGGGCTGCTCGGCGAGCTCGGCGCGACGTGGAGCCGCTGGGGACGGCCGCTGCTGCCGATCGGGGTGGTCTACGACCCGTTCGTCGAACGCGCGCTGGAACCGTGGTCCTACGGCATCTACGCCGGTGGGCAGTCCATCCTGGTCGGCACGCCCTCCGGTGTGTCGCTGGCGCCGGAGGGCGGGGCGCACCAGTCGATCAAGACTCCGTCGATCGGGATCGAGCAACCCGGGTGCACCAGCTACGAACCGGCATTCGCCATCGACACCGAGTGGACGCTGCTGGCCGCGCTGAGCCGCCTCGGCAGACCCGACGGCAGCTCCGCCTACCTCCGGCTGTCCACCCGGCCGGTCGATCAGGGCCTCGCGGCCGTCCCGGGCGACGGCGCGGCCCGCGAGCGCCGCAGGCGCCAGGTGGTGGCCGGAGGCTACCCGCTGCGGCGCGTCGAGCGTCCTGAGGTCACGATCGCCGCGATGGGCGCCGTCGTCCCCGAAGCTCTCGCCGCCGCAACCCGGCTCGACCACCTCGGCGTTCCCGCCGACGTCATCTGCGTGACCAGCCCCGACCTGCTCCACCGCGCCATCCGCGCCCGCCAGGGCCACGAGACCGCCGAAGCCTGGATCCTCGACCAGCTCTTCCCCGCCCACCGGGCCGCACCGCTGGTCACCGTCCTCGACGGCCACCCGCACGCGCTGTCCTTCCTGGCCACCATCAACCAGGTCCGCACCACGGCCCTCGGCGTGACGTCCTTCGGCCAGTCCGGCTCGCTCGACGACGTCTACCGCCACCACGGCCTGGATGCCGACACCATCATCCGGGCAGCCCTCGACCTCACCACCTGACCGGCACCGGTGAGGGTTCAGGGCCGCTCCGGGAAAGGAAGGAGCCGGTTCTTCGAGCAGGCCCAACAGGGTTCGCAGTGGCTGATCGTCGCCTTCGAAGGTGACCTCCCCGCCTCGGTCGCGG
This portion of the Saccharopolyspora antimicrobica genome encodes:
- a CDS encoding FAD-dependent monooxygenase; this encodes MNAHDTIVVGAGPVGLWTAAELALGGGRPLVLERAEQRSPHSKALAIHPRTIEVLAMRAQEQAFLDGGLPVPDGHFGMLPARLDFRGLATPFPFLLAHPQLRTEELLEQHALGLGVVIRRGHRVSGLSQDEQGVTLRVGGPDGEYEITADHVVGADGAGSTVRRAAGIDFPGTDSTVFGFLGDVELADPPERPGFWHNEHGALIVAPIPGGGYRVTGYAPSALTSTLESLRETAKRIAGTDFGLHSPAWLSRFGNATRLAAEYRKGRVFLAGDAAHMHFPAGGVGLNVGLQDAMNLGWKLAAVQRGRADAALLDTYHPERHPVGVALGEHTKAQTALITATTEEGQSLRRFLADLLRTHPDVATALANTVTALDVRYPGTHPLAGQRLPATREQLHLLREGRPVLLAQETGPELKDLATSADLQLHETELPWPTIAVLMRPDGHVWAAGDTAGQLANAMAELPLT
- a CDS encoding NADPH-dependent FMN reductase, coding for MQHCEPTAGGPLIVGIGGTTRTGSSSERALRYALEAAAELGARTLVCAATELDLPMYRPEEPDRTTAATRLVEALRRADGVIIASPGYHGAVSGMIKNALDYTEDLRTDVRPYLDGRAVGCIATAAGWQAATSTLAQLRAITHALRGWPTPLGVAMNSALPCFDDTGTPTGQPADQLRAVAHQVVEFAHHRLPDRLAS
- a CDS encoding creatininase family protein, coding for MTGSREFAELSAADVGAIRSSSVAVLPVGAIEQHGPHLPLNTDALVAEAAARAVVEQRGAELDLWLLPALAFGRSVEHVWAPGTLSLSTATFAAVLDDIGRSVAATGIRRLVFVNGHGGNISEIQTALRDIRLRHGLLTFATNTFVPVERDESFAEAELGLGIHGGAMETSLVLHLRPDLVDLSAARRRVPQRLNDNEHVRFGGSVTFGWLSDDFGPDGYLGDPTRASAEAGERGFSALVAALGDQLAEVARFDFADFS
- a CDS encoding RidA family protein, with the protein product MTGKRGLGPLFYGPAEQPWSRGAAAGDFVFLSGIDGVIDDEGRTVAGIAGQTRTTLDRIRALLADAGAEPDDIVQLDQFVADPAERAEYMRARDEWFAEHAPGLLDERSYASLLIYPALATPQMRVEIRAVAHKKEES
- a CDS encoding purine-cytosine permease family protein; the encoded protein is MVEDPARATTPPGSSRRVAVEQKGIEPVLDGERHGTPLSAFTLWFAGNLQYSALAVGAIPTAFLGLSFAQAALALIIGTLIGSLLLSVAATMGPQAGAPQMVQSRGPFGYFGNFLPVALLFLTGFGYFAVNTVLGTYIVRELLGIPFLAALVVVALVQIVIAIIGHDFVHRVERALVVVMAVLFLIITGYGIARGDLGAGGDPGANTLSGAMLMTVAICSSRTFGWAIGASDYTRYLPRGTSRRRLRWAAFSGAAIAGLWMHLLGAAIGTAISPDSPTDLVTQLIPNGLAVLALVALLASTIAGSVLDIYSGSLALLMADIPLRRWVSALLTGILGAALGWWAGHTEGAVFGNFQNFLFLVGYWIGPWLGVTLVDFLVHRRDDVDVDVFYDRTRRVRAGLPAFAIGVAVSIPFMHQSLFTGPIAAAVPQLGDITYWVGGAVAAAAYYFLTRRRETR
- a CDS encoding LLM class flavin-dependent oxidoreductase, coding for MEVALRYGVFFFGSVEMPDVLAGNPLPAGQRRATRQQVWQATQHLVDLGVRAEELGFDSYWLAEHHFQHEGYEIVPNSLMLQSHLVAKTRRIQVGAMFNIVPQWHPLRLAEDFSTLLNLSGGRAVLGVGRGTVPRELRSLGMHQADMGYLESGAKRDEVDAHNRKVFAEYMEVVRTALDNETFSYKGEFFELPPAGTHGPDGSVDTLTLLPGPLHEVEIWQAVTSPPTLGYAAEVGHGCVWWNQYHGFIRDQWERYAELYQQHHDVALSSGAKRILVLPVHIADDHETAWRVGGAGHDEFWNLLAPFGWSRGYRGDDGKPAAPGLVPTLQQSTEQKMWAVGTPEEVAETVQHHKDSLGLEHLVVFPHFPGHTYAMAEEQMQRFREQVVPLLR
- a CDS encoding helix-turn-helix domain-containing protein; amino-acid sequence: MGRTASDDWGDSVGARVRELRRGRGLTLKKLGEHAGLSHAFLSQFERGLTTASVNTLQRIAVALGTTVSALLATRTEQEIGVLRAGEGVAVPRADVPDGTTVRSLSRADWPVQPIEYTGGPVEFGDYFEHVGHEMLYVVSGRIELDFAGGRREELGPADVATYPGSTPHRWRVLGDQQVRVLVMVTDR
- a CDS encoding transketolase-like TK C-terminal-containing protein — protein: MASPVTDPHRTDHDVLREVADRVLWLSTAMIHHANRVRPNPSGLKVGGHQASSASMVSIMTSLWFRHLRPQDRVSVKPHASPVLHAINHLLGRLDAAYLPRLREFGGLQSYPSRTKDPDPVDYSTGSVGIGATAPVWGAIARRCVEGGTGRQYSLIGDAELDEGAVWEAVLDPVTAELGELVWIVDLNRQSLDRVVPHIAAGKLQGMFTAAGWQVITLKYGQRLEELLDRPGGVHLRARIDAMSNPEYQRLLRCDAAELRRRLPGDGPESAAVAGFLTAVDDAELVEAFGNLGGHDLGALDEAFAAIDDTRPTVLFAYTVKGHGLPTRGHPQNHSSLLNDEQMRELAEALGTDPDDPWRPFPAGSAARELCAATAQRLHRPEPPQARPPAVPADFGRTPTGTATTQAALGRVLLDLTRQAPDVAQHVVTVSPDVSSTTNLGAWVNKVGVWSPVERTNWFADDGETILHWQEHPTGRHIELGIAEVNLAGLLGELGATWSRWGRPLLPIGVVYDPFVERALEPWSYGIYAGGQSILVGTPSGVSLAPEGGAHQSIKTPSIGIEQPGCTSYEPAFAIDTEWTLLAALSRLGRPDGSSAYLRLSTRPVDQGLAAVPGDGAARERRRRQVVAGGYPLRRVERPEVTIAAMGAVVPEALAAATRLDHLGVPADVICVTSPDLLHRAIRARQGHETAEAWILDQLFPAHRAAPLVTVLDGHPHALSFLATINQVRTTALGVTSFGQSGSLDDVYRHHGLDADTIIRAALDLTT